In the genome of Massilibacterium senegalense, the window CATAAAAAAGACAATTATACATCCAAACACGTACGTCTTTTTCAACGTGTCAGCCCCTTTGTCTTTAAACTAGTACAAAAGGAGAAGGTGCAAACCTTTCCATCGCTGTTACGATTGAGAGATTTTTGCTAGCATTTGTGGAACATGATGAATAATATCGCTCGCCACTACACTAAGAGGGGAGTAACCAAGTTGAACTAAGTCATCCGCTACCGATCCATGAAGATAGCAAGCGTTGCTTAGTGCATGTTGCACATGCTCGTGTTGATGTAAAAACGCGGCAATAATCCCGCTAAGTACATCTCCTGATCCCCCTTTTGCAAGCGCAGCATTTCCTGTTGGGTTCACAAATAGTTGCCCAGTTGGCGTGGCGACAATCGTATAAGGACCTTTTAATAAAACATATGTTTGATACGTCGTCGCAAATTCTTTCGCTACTTCGAAACGATGTTCATTAATATAGGAAACGTCATAACCAGTTAAACGAGCCATCTCCCCAGTGTGTGGCGTCAAAACCGTAGGGCTTTGCCTCATTTTCAATACTTCTTTTTGTGTGGCAACAAAAAATAAAGCATCTGCATCTAAAACAAGCGGACGGTCAATGGCTAACAGTTGCTTGACTACCTTTTCACATCCGCTCTCTCGCCCCATCCCTGGACCTGCTACAATCGTATCAAACAATTCAAAAGAAACATCTAATTCTTGTGCAAAATAGCCCTTTTCCTCTTTTGCCTCGATAAACATCGCTTCTGTAATATGACTTGCTAGTACTGGACGTATGGAGGCTGGGACTGCTACTGTCGTTAAACCAGCCCCTGCTTTTAACACACTTTTTGTCGTCATCATCACCGCGCCTGACATTCGATTCGATCCGCCTACGACTAACACTTTTCCGTACGTTCCTTTATGAGAATAAGCCTGTCGAGTAGGCAACGTTGCCTGCACACGTTCATTGTCCCATAAAAAACATGCACTCGCTTTATCGTACTCTGCTTTTTCCGGAATCCCGATTGGACATACAATAACTTGTCCGTAAAAATCGCGAGCAGGATATAAAAAAGCGGAACGTTTATAACATTGAATCGTAAACGTCATTGTAGCCTTCACTGCCATCTCTACATTCCCGCTATTCGCAGAAATACCACTTGGTGTATCAATGGCATACACTTTTGCTTTTGCTTGATTGAGGAGCGGAATGATTTCTTTATAAGGAGAGCGTATCTCCCCGCTAACACCAATTCCTAACATCGCATCAATCACAAAAGAATGATTTGCAAGTGCTTGTTCAAACGCGATCATTCCCTCTTTTTCTAACGCATAAAGCGTGTACCCCGAGCGAGTGTAAATATGATAATGAAATAAGGCATCCCCTTTTAACTTTTCAAGAGGTGCCATTACCCACGTATCGACAGAATAGCCAAGCGTTTGCAGTTGACGACTCACGACAAATCCATCGCCACCATTATTCCCCATTCCAATTACGACCATAATAGATGCTTCTTTTTTTAAATACGATAACAAATGAAAAACGAGTGATTGCCCGGCATTTTCCATCAACATCGGACCATGAATCCCAATCTCCTCCATCGTATAACCATCGATGGCATACATTTCTTCCGCTGTTACGATTTGCACCTTACAACCTTCCTTTCGCACTAAAAATATATGAATGACTTTATTTAATTATTCCTTTTTTCCAAGACCACTTGCGCAACTACATAATGTTCACTATGCGAAATAGATACGTGAACAATTATGTCATCTCGGAATGGAATGATTGGTTTTCCGCGTTCATCTTGTAGTACTTCCATATCATGAAAGCCTATTGCTTTTCCTATTCCCGTTCCATATGCTTTAGAAAACGCTTCTTTTGCCGAAAAGCGCCCCGCTAAAAATTCTACTTGCCGCTTTTCAGACGTCAATTCGTGAAATAATGCCAGTTCTCGAGGGGATAATACCTTTTCTGGAAAACGGGGTGTTCGTTTTAAAATGGCGGCTATTCGTTCTATTTCCATAATGTCGATACCAATTCCAATAATCATTTTGTACCACCTTAGTTATGATTTTATGAAAATTCTATTATAATAAATAAAAACACGTGATAAGGAGCTTGTTATGTTTATACGAAATGAAGATTTGAAAACATATGTACGTCTGTATCCAATTGTTTCTACCATTATCATCATTCATCTTATCTTATTTCTCGTTATCCGAATTTTCCCGAATGGCGGGCTATTGTTACATTTTTTATCGGGGGATAACTACGCCATCACAAATGGAGACTATTATCGCTTGATTACACCGATATTTGTCCATTATCGTTTTGAGCATTTTTTATTTAACACGTTTTCGTTATATTTATTCGGACCTGCTTTAGAACAAATGATAGGAAAAGTGAAATTTAGCATTCTTTATTTTTCTGCCGGTATAGTCGCCAATGTTTTTTCTTTTCTCTTGCATCCTTTATATTATAGCCATATCGGAGCTTCCGGTGCGATTTACGGTTTATTTGGAGCTTATCTTGCTATCATTCTCTTTAAGCTTTCGTACATGTCTACAAATGACAAAAAGTTAATTTTAATCCTTTTATTTACTGGAATTGTATTTAGCTTTTTCACACCAAATGTAAACATTCTTGCTCATTTATTTGGCTTGATTAGTGGCTTTTTCATTTTGCCACTGCTCTTTATGAAAAAACAAAAAACGATTTACTATACACCATATGAAAATCAAACAAGCTATCCACGCACAAAAAAAAGAGATAAAAAAACATTATCGATTGCTTTTTGGATAGTGTTAATGATTCTTGTCTTGTTAGGAATATTATCTAGATGAAAAGGGTTCGCATTATACTTTGCGAACCCTTTTTCGATAAGAATGGATAAACCAATCTTCTATTTTTAGCGCTTCTATTTCTTCCATATCTACTACATCAAAAGAATGTTCTGGTGTATAGATAGAAAAAGTTGCCAATTGCTTCCGTTTTTGAAAATACGTCTGTTGCATTTCTACACGATGAATTTTTCTTAATTCCACAATAGATAATTCCCGATGAGCAAAGGAACGCCGTTGCACAACGCAATACTTTCCATCAATCACATATCCACGGTCGCGGTACGCAAGATAACCTTGAATGGCTAATGGAAGTAATAACAACAATCCATACCCACCGTACGGAACGAAATAAGCAATCAAACCTAAAACAATGGCTTGATAAAAAAGATGGCGAAATAAACTTCGTGGTAATGCACGTTTTGGAACACGTTCTAATTCATATTCCGCATAGTATTCAGGTAAAAAATCACGTAAAAACGCTTGAACATTACGCTTTTTTACAATCGGCAATAAAGCCCGTTCACTCGAACCTTCATCATCCGCTGCGGCACTAACCAAATGCAACTGCACTGTTGCAAGACCAAAAGGTTGTCGTAATAAGCTTTCTGAAACAGATACACCTTGGATACGACTAATAGGGACATGCACTTCCACCTTTTCTAACAATCCTCGCGAAATATGTAAATCTTCTTTTGTTCTGACAAGAGTAAAGCCTCCAAAACGAATCATCGTACCAATAATCGAAATGATCCACGTCAAAAATAATACGAACAACACAAGACCAATAATGAGCACCACACTAAGTTGTACAACTTGTTCATACACCCCGTCGTAAAACTTTTCAACATAACGTTCTGGTATTTTATCTTGTACTTGCAAAACAAATCCACCAATAACAGCGGCAATAAAAGCTACCCGACCAGATGTCATAGCTGCAACTACTAAATCTTTTGTTGATAACTTATATACTTGCTTTGGCGTTTTTTCTAGTTCTACTTGTTTTTCTTGTCCCTCTGCTATTTCTTCAACTTTTTTATTTTTTTGCTTTTCTTGTTTTACTAATAAACGTAACGTTTCCGCATCTTCTTTCGGAATAGCCGTTAATTCCCCTTCTGACGAATCGCTAGAACTACCAAGCGTTTCAATTTCTACTTTGACTACACCTACTAAACGTTGAAAAACCCCTGCGGTTAAGTTAATCGTTTGAATTCGTTCAATCGGAATGTACCTTTTTTTCTTCACGAACAATCCGTATTCAATTCTTACTTCATTTTCCTCTACCCTGTATGTGAAACGATACCATCCAACAATATTTTGGACGACAATAATGATAAAAAAAGCTAGTATGGTTAAAACAAAAAAAGGCAAACCTATTTTTTCCATAATAAAAATAAATCCAAAAATTAATGGGATAATCCCGTCTTTGATTGATTTTACAATGGAAACAACAATGGTAATGGGATGCATGCGTTTTTTTTCAGTCATCTTCATCCACAACCCTTGCTAAAACAGAAATCTGGTCGCGCAAGTCATTGGCATCTTCCTCTGTTAATGCAGGAATCTCCCCACCACCTGCTGCAGTAGCAATCCTTACCGTTGCTAGCCCTTCTTTTCGTAAAAATGGACCTTGTTCGGTATCAACGTGTTGTACACGAACCATCGGAATAACAGTTCTCGTAATAAAAATAATGCCGGACTGAATATAGATTTCATTTTCATTCACTTCATATCGATACCGTCGATAACGAATCGGAATCATTACAAAAAAATCAAGACAAAAATAGACAAGAATAATCGCTAGTGCTACGATAGGAATCCATATTTTCCAATCTAAAAAATATACCCCTAATGCAAGACCAAGCGGGAGAATCAAAGAAATAAGCATACTAATAAAAGTTGTTTTTTTCCATACTTTGATTGCACGTGGATTAATCTTTTCGCTCGGTTCATTTCTCATTGTTCCACTTCCTTTACTTACCATTTATAGACAGAAAGTTCTACTACATCAATAGAAAAAAGGCCATCTGATGCAGAGTTACGAGAAACTTTCTGTATTTCTAACAGATGCACTTTATTATAAGACGAAAAAAGTACGGAGTTTGTTTCAAAAATCTTAAAGTTAGCAAGAAAAAAACCTCGTATGACTTATTTCCTTTATTGTTGACCTGCTAATCCGATAAAAGAAACACCAATCATGATAAAGATGCAGCCGAGGATTTTATAAAAAGTAAGGGGTTCATTAAAAACAAAGTACGCGCCAAATACAGCTAAAATATATGCAATACTTTGAATTGGATAAGCAATACTTAACGGAACTCTCGTTAAAATAAATAACCATAATACAGTTGCAAGTGCATATAAAAATAATCCGCTAAAAATATAAGGAGAAAACAGTAATCGGATGATGGACCACACAGACTGAAACGAAATATCTTTTCCATTTAAACCGAATTTAAATAAAAATTGCCCCGATACTAATACGATTGTATTTAATAGTATTAAAAAGAAATTACCAATACTCATTGTTTCCCTCTTTCACGTCGTCTATCATCTTCTATCTTTTTTTTCAAAAAAGCGACTTCTTGGATGAGTGACTTTAATTTTTCTTGTTGTTTCGATAAAACCGTATTTTGATACATTAAAATGTTTAATACTACGATAAATGCAAGTAAAAAAACAAGTGCCGGCATATAAGATATTCCCAATAAAGATGCTAGTCGATTAAGCCATGGGATAAATAAAGCAATAACGACACTAATCAGACTAAGCATCATCCAAAAGAATCCTTGCTGATCTTGTAATTTATGCTTACTCGTTAAATAAATCACTTGAAAGAAAAACAACAGTGCGATAGCAACGGAAATCACTTGAATAGAATTCATGAATACACTCACCTCTTCGAAAAAAATCTACGAATCATACAAAAAAACGTGACCTTTACCATATAATAAATCGACTTTTTCCCTGTAATGGATGATACTCCACCTTGTCGTTCTTGCATTTCTACCTTTACTTCTTTAATGGTAAATCCCTTTTTCGCTAAATCCGCTAACACTTCTACTTCTGGATAATCAACCGGGTAGTGTTTCGCAAACTCTTGAATCACTTTTCTATTCACAATTCGATATCCTGATGTTGGGTCTTTTATTTGGATATTAGATAATACGCGTAACATGATAGAAAAATAATAGATACCTAGCCGTCTACCGGCACTCCCTTTGTAGCCACTTTTTTCTACAAATCGTGATCCAACGACCATATCTGCATCCCCTGTTTGAATCGCATCTGTTAAAACGTGAAGATCTCTTGGATCATGTTGGCCATCTGCATCTAATTGAATCGCATATTCATATCCTTCTTTTAATGCGTATTTATAGCCCGTTTGCATTGCACCGCCAATGCCTAAATTAACTGGTAAACTTATGTAGGAAAAATTATTGCTTTGTACTATTTCTTCCGTTTGGTCTGTCGAACCATCGTTAATCACAATGTAATCACAATCAGTATGCTCTATAACTGCTTGCACAGTATTAGCAATTGCTTCTTCTTCATTATAAGCGGGGATAATAATTAACACGTTACTCATTTTTGTTACACTATCACCTGCCACTGCGCTACCTCCTTTCTAAGCTAAACTCCACACATGCTCAAATAAAACATATATTTAGCACTTTTTTCTATATTCCTGTTTTTAAACTACTATATCCAAAGATGGAAAGCAATATAAGAAACGATATCTGAAAATTCTTATTTATTGTTTCAAATAAACCTGTTATAATGAGCGATATATAGTTTTTTAGAGGAGGAAGATGAGATGAGCATAGCAGTAGAAAAAGGGTATTACGGAGAATTTGGAGGAAGTTTTGTCCCAGAAGCATTAAAAGAAGTATTAGAAAATATTGATGCACAGTTTCAAAAGTACAAAGAAGACGAAGAATTTAAAAATGAATTATCTTACTACTTGAACGAATACGTTGGTCGTCCGTCACCGCTTACGTATGCAGAACAGTTAACG includes:
- a CDS encoding bifunctional ADP-dependent NAD(P)H-hydrate dehydratase/NAD(P)H-hydrate epimerase, which encodes MQIVTAEEMYAIDGYTMEEIGIHGPMLMENAGQSLVFHLLSYLKKEASIMVVIGMGNNGGDGFVVSRQLQTLGYSVDTWVMAPLEKLKGDALFHYHIYTRSGYTLYALEKEGMIAFEQALANHSFVIDAMLGIGVSGEIRSPYKEIIPLLNQAKAKVYAIDTPSGISANSGNVEMAVKATMTFTIQCYKRSAFLYPARDFYGQVIVCPIGIPEKAEYDKASACFLWDNERVQATLPTRQAYSHKGTYGKVLVVGGSNRMSGAVMMTTKSVLKAGAGLTTVAVPASIRPVLASHITEAMFIEAKEEKGYFAQELDVSFELFDTIVAGPGMGRESGCEKVVKQLLAIDRPLVLDADALFFVATQKEVLKMRQSPTVLTPHTGEMARLTGYDVSYINEHRFEVAKEFATTYQTYVLLKGPYTIVATPTGQLFVNPTGNAALAKGGSGDVLSGIIAAFLHQHEHVQHALSNACYLHGSVADDLVQLGYSPLSVVASDIIHHVPQMLAKISQS
- the acpS gene encoding holo-ACP synthase encodes the protein MIIGIGIDIMEIERIAAILKRTPRFPEKVLSPRELALFHELTSEKRQVEFLAGRFSAKEAFSKAYGTGIGKAIGFHDMEVLQDERGKPIIPFRDDIIVHVSISHSEHYVVAQVVLEKRNN
- a CDS encoding rhomboid family intramembrane serine protease, whose product is MFIRNEDLKTYVRLYPIVSTIIIIHLILFLVIRIFPNGGLLLHFLSGDNYAITNGDYYRLITPIFVHYRFEHFLFNTFSLYLFGPALEQMIGKVKFSILYFSAGIVANVFSFLLHPLYYSHIGASGAIYGLFGAYLAIILFKLSYMSTNDKKLILILLFTGIVFSFFTPNVNILAHLFGLISGFFILPLLFMKKQKTIYYTPYENQTSYPRTKKRDKKTLSIAFWIVLMILVLLGILSR
- a CDS encoding PH domain-containing protein, coding for MTEKKRMHPITIVVSIVKSIKDGIIPLIFGFIFIMEKIGLPFFVLTILAFFIIIVVQNIVGWYRFTYRVEENEVRIEYGLFVKKKRYIPIERIQTINLTAGVFQRLVGVVKVEIETLGSSSDSSEGELTAIPKEDAETLRLLVKQEKQKNKKVEEIAEGQEKQVELEKTPKQVYKLSTKDLVVAAMTSGRVAFIAAVIGGFVLQVQDKIPERYVEKFYDGVYEQVVQLSVVLIIGLVLFVLFLTWIISIIGTMIRFGGFTLVRTKEDLHISRGLLEKVEVHVPISRIQGVSVSESLLRQPFGLATVQLHLVSAAADDEGSSERALLPIVKKRNVQAFLRDFLPEYYAEYELERVPKRALPRSLFRHLFYQAIVLGLIAYFVPYGGYGLLLLLPLAIQGYLAYRDRGYVIDGKYCVVQRRSFAHRELSIVELRKIHRVEMQQTYFQKRKQLATFSIYTPEHSFDVVDMEEIEALKIEDWFIHSYRKRVRKV
- a CDS encoding PH domain-containing protein; protein product: MRNEPSEKINPRAIKVWKKTTFISMLISLILPLGLALGVYFLDWKIWIPIVALAIILVYFCLDFFVMIPIRYRRYRYEVNENEIYIQSGIIFITRTVIPMVRVQHVDTEQGPFLRKEGLATVRIATAAGGGEIPALTEEDANDLRDQISVLARVVDEDD
- a CDS encoding EamA family transporter, translating into MSIGNFFLILLNTIVLVSGQFLFKFGLNGKDISFQSVWSIIRLLFSPYIFSGLFLYALATVLWLFILTRVPLSIAYPIQSIAYILAVFGAYFVFNEPLTFYKILGCIFIMIGVSFIGLAGQQ
- a CDS encoding DUF2304 domain-containing protein, which gives rise to MNSIQVISVAIALLFFFQVIYLTSKHKLQDQQGFFWMMLSLISVVIALFIPWLNRLASLLGISYMPALVFLLAFIVVLNILMYQNTVLSKQQEKLKSLIQEVAFLKKKIEDDRRRERGKQ
- a CDS encoding glycosyltransferase family 2 protein, producing MSNVLIIIPAYNEEEAIANTVQAVIEHTDCDYIVINDGSTDQTEEIVQSNNFSYISLPVNLGIGGAMQTGYKYALKEGYEYAIQLDADGQHDPRDLHVLTDAIQTGDADMVVGSRFVEKSGYKGSAGRRLGIYYFSIMLRVLSNIQIKDPTSGYRIVNRKVIQEFAKHYPVDYPEVEVLADLAKKGFTIKEVKVEMQERQGGVSSITGKKSIYYMVKVTFFCMIRRFFSKR